In the genome of Ammospiza nelsoni isolate bAmmNel1 chromosome 28, bAmmNel1.pri, whole genome shotgun sequence, the window TGACCACCGAGGCCGGGGGCTGGATGACCACCGTGGAGTCGGGGCACTGCCGCACGCAGGGCTGGTTGCAGGTGTCAGCCAGAGGGGTCGGGGTGGCCACGCcgcagctggggacacagcaggacatCCTTGAGTCTTGGAAAGGCTTCTggaaaaaagaggcaaaagTGTGAGGGAGGAATTGCATGGAAGGAGACAGAGATGCCCAAGAGGCTTCGGAGAGCTGCTCTTACCCGGTTGATGAGGAGAGTCAAGTGGAGAAATGtggatggagctgtgcagggagctcGGCCCTTTTATACATCCCAGAGAGCCCCGGGCATCGTCTGGGGGTGCGGACAGATCCCCCCTCCAGTAATTACGAATTCACACTGAGACACTCCATAAAGTGAAGGGATGCTGAAAAATTCTGTCATCCCCCCTCCGCATTGTGGACATTGGTGCGGAAAGGAGTGGACAGGAGAGAGGAGCTTGCCAGGACAGCCATGACCCATCATTACATGACTGACACGGTGCTACTGGAGTTTACTCAGCTCACATCCCCAATAAACCCAGGTTTGTCCCTAATCCCTCACTTTGCTTACAAAGAACAATTCCTGGCATCTTGCAGCAGCTTGGAAGCGTTTCCCCAGCCATCACCCCTGTCATTATCGCCCTTTTACTGGCTCGTAAACAGAGGCAGCCGCAGCTTGGGCAAAGCAGAAGCCACTCTCGGGGTGtctcccaaatcccacccactgccagtgccagcaaAAATGTTCACGGccaggttttggggtcccctgaTCCGTATGTGAATTGTTAgaattagggttagggttagggttagggttagggttagggttagggttagggttagggttagggttaggttaggcAAGTGTTCGTGTTAGAGTAAGGTTTGCCGGGTTCTGGAGAACATTGTGTTTTCTATGTCCCCTTTTCCCTTGATGGCCTCCCATAGGGGGCATATCCCACTGGTGGAACCCCAAACTACCAGGGAAGGGGAGAGTGTTGGGGCAAAGCCCTCATCAGCCATAACAGAGGGGACAGCATGGGTCACCTGAAAATTCCCTGTGGTTCCTCCGGCCACGTGGCTGCAAACTGGGTCCTAGTTGAACCCTCCTGGGGATTTGCATTGTTCTGGTGGCCCCAAGATCTGACACAGGGGGTGTTGGTTGAACCCCCCAGAGCCAGACCAGCCCTGGCCGTGTaccaggacaggctgggcactACAATGTCCAAAGGATTCTTTGTAAGCAAAGTTAGGGATTAGGGACAAACCTGGGTTTATTGGGGCTGTCAGTCGAGTTCCAGCAGCACCGTGTCTGTCATGTAATGATGGGCCACTGCTGTTCATCCCATCCATCCAGGCATATTTGCACAGCAATATCTCCAAAAAGAAGATGACAAACAACTATTCCCCATCATTAGCTGGGCCATTTAATTTGTCTGCTTGAATTCCTAATTACTGGAGTTTGCCCCCACCCCCTGGACGGTGCCCCAGGCACTCTGGAGTGTATAAAAGGTCTGAGAgctccacagggctccatcctgcTCTCCTCACTTGAATCTGCTCATTGATCGCTGTGGTGAGTCCGAGTCTTCCCTCTgtcctctcttcctcctctgctccttccccgGGGAATCTCTGCCTGTGGATTTCCCAAGGAATCTCCGGTTCTGGATTCTCTGGGCAATATCTCTGCCTGTGGAATTCCCAAGGAATCTCAGGCTGTAGAATTCCCAAGGAATCTCTGCCTGTGGAATTCCCTAGGGAATCTCTGCCTGTGGAATTCCCAAGGAATCTCTGCCTCTGGATTTCCCAAGGATTCtctgtccctgagctccagcagctgtcccagggcagagctgggatggctGGGGTTCCACCAGCGGGCTCAAAGCCTTGGGGAGCCTGGTGGTTGGGATGAGGGAATTTTTCTTCATTGCCACGGGCAAGCAAGACTCAGGGATGGTGAGGGCAGCAGGGGATGAGAGCAGGAATTTGGAGGGAATGGGGCTTCGATCAGAAGGCCTGGGATGAGCCAGAGTGAGTCCTGGCACATGGGCTCCAGGTGGGcgagagcagcagctgggctttgGGCCAAGTCCTTGGTGTGAGCCCTGTCCATGCCTTGTCTTGCAGCTCTACCAACCAAACCGAAGGatgtcctgctccagcctgtgcaTCCCCAGCTGCGGGGTGGCCACCCCGGCCCCTCTGGCTGACACCTGCAACGAGCCCTGTGTGCGGCAGTGCCCCGACTCCACGGTGGTCATCCAGCCCCCGGCCTCGGTGATCACCTTCCCCgggcccatcctcagctccttcccgCAGCAGAGCGCCGTGGGCTCGGCTGGAGCTCCCTACGTGGGAGCCGGCTCTGGGGGCGCCTTTGGGAGCcgtgggggctctgggggctatgggggctttgggggctttgggggctatggaggttttgggggttaTGGCAGCTATGGGGGTTATGGCAGCTATGGGGGTTATGGCAGCTGTGGCCGTGGTTCCCGCTCCTTCGGGGGCTCCTGCGGGCCCTGCTAAAGCCCAAACCCCGGCGGAGCTCAGCGCTGCCCCTGCCCGcgggctcctccagcagcccctgctgccttGTGCCCCCTGAGCCGGGCtgaagctgcagcccctgctcagggccggcccggcagccccgggagctgcagggtccctgtccctgccgtgtgaccctgcagagcccaggccGGCGCCTTTGgccttcccagcactgcctccaAAAGCTGCTCCCCCTCTGCGCccccagccagctgtgcccagcctcgGCTGAGGCTCTGCCCTGTTCtgcccagccccgagccccggTGCTGCCCTGGCAAGGGGCAATctctggggcacagccctgggctgtgcgtcgctgctgctgctgccttgggatTTTCGTGTTTCCATCGCAACGTTGCTGGTTTGTCTCTCGCTGACAGCGCCTGTGGGCTTTTTAACTCAAAATAAAGAATCTGCATTGcatgaaatatttgcttttttcatgGATTTCTTCATCCTGGCCGTAAATGAGTCTCTGAGGGATGGTGTGGAATGTCCTATCGTGGAATCACAGgagggtttggtttggaaggggcCTTGAAACTCCTCCCATTCCAcactgtgccatgggcagggacgccttccactgtcctgggctgctccaaaccctgtccaacctggtcttggacCCTATCAGGGTAGGGTGGCCCtaacttctctgggaaatccatcTCAAGGCCTCTTCACCCTCACAGGTAGGAATTCCTGGCCAATGTCCCACCTAAACCTCCTCTCCCATCAGTCTGACAGCACCTGTGGGCTTTTCATTCACAATAAAGATTCTGCATTGCTGCAATCACTTGGATTTCGATTGGTTTTTCTGGGTTTGCTCTTCTGATGGTCTGTGTTGAGCTGGGATAtattcacagaatcccagaatcattctggtttttaaaATCTACAAATCATCATCCAATCTTTGGCCAATCCCCACCAGGTCACCCCACCCAGGGGTCCAATGACATTTCCACTTGTTCCTTGGACAGTTCCAGGGGTGGGGACCcgaaacctccctgggcagccccttccagtcCTGATCACCCTTCCCAGGATGAAATTCTTCCCCAAATGAAGCCCAAGGCCCCACATTTATCATCCATGAATGAACAAGGTCTGTGAGATCCTCGTCAGCTCtcacattttccttctgcagcacaCAAAGGATGGAAATGAGTCATTACCCCTATTCCAAGACTTGAAGGGAAAAGTatcaattgatttttttattcctttgtgGTCCTTCAATAAAAAGTTACAATGTCTTCACTTAATTTTGGCAGTTCAAAGCAGCAGTTCAGACGctgttttatgtatttataagCTGTTATTAATCTATTAAAAGCACAATTCTCTGCTGCTTCATTATTGAAAAAGAGTCACTTCAAAGGTACGAGTTGAGGCAGTTCAATGTTGGCTTTagtcagaatttattttattcctttgaaACTTTCCATTCAAGTGTGGCTCTGCACAAATAACCATGACAGTGAACTGCTTTGTCTCTTCATCCTCCAAATCTGGATTTATTGCTAATTTTATCCTTAGACTTTCTGGAGTGAGCAAAATATGTTAAAATtccattaattttaattctttaacCCTTGTTAAAGTAGTCAAATCAGGGCTGAGACAGcagaatttattaatttattttattctcacGTGGTCTCACTTGTGCACCCTGAGACACAGAAAGCTTTCCAG includes:
- the LOC132085020 gene encoding claw keratin-like, with protein sequence MSCSSLCIPSCGVATPAPLADTCNEPCVRQCPDSTVVIQPPASVITFPGPILSSFPQQSAVGSAGAPYVGAGSGGAFGSRGGSGGYGGFGGFGGYGGFGGYGSYGGYGSYGGYGSCGRGSRSFGGSCGPC